GTTACTTTGTAGGGGTTTATGACCTTTAAAGGCTGAAGCATTCTGGTGATGCCAGCCAGTAACCAGAATGTCTTACGAGAAGTAAACAGTAATTATCAAGAGGTATTCTATAAACTCGCTAACACACCTGAAAGACAAATCTCTCGTCCATCCCCTGAACAGATAGGAGACCTTTCATCCGATATATGTCCTCACTACGTTCCATTAACAGCGTACCAAGCCACATGTTAGCCTGCAAAATAGTAAGTTTTACCACATTAGTTAGATACTTGCAGCTTTGACTACTTTCTAGACAACTAAATGGAAgcaagaaaaaatataaatgttcTAGGCAACTATTCTAAACATTGAAACCACGCCTATACATTTATAAGGGTATTAAGAGGGAGTTCAAAGGTCAAAGAAACCAAGCATAAAATCAACCTTCTCAAGATCTAAGCTCCCTTCGCAAACTACGCTGACAGAAGAGACACCAGGATCGTGGGTGTGATCATGAGAATGGTGATCATCATGGTGTTCTGCATTTCAACATCCAGGGGAATTGTTATCAATCCACAATTTTACAGGTGGAAGAGCCATGGCATTACAGCAAAGATATTACTCAGTTAGCAAGCACACCACCAAATCACAGAGCCTACACCATCAACAAGTATTTACCAGATAGCAAATCTGGCGCAGGGCAACTTTCACAGTAATTGAGTTCTAGAAGAgtctttttttgaatggaaaaaaataaggaaaaatagTTGAAGAGAGTATTTAAGAATTGCTTCATTATGGCACAAAGCCAGTTCTGCCCATAAAGCTCAATGTTACAAGGGCCTTTATATACAAACTGCATGCTACTGTTTCCTGGCCTCAACACTGTATTAGCTCTCAAGTCTCAAATCACATCATGCAGTTTGGCATTCATCATGATCTAGTCCTTTTTATTCAGTGAAAAGATGCAAATTAGCTGGTTATACAAAATTCTTAGTATTTCACATTTAAATATCTTCATTGACCTCATCTTTGGTTATTCGGATATGGTAAAAATTATTATGGCTTCTATGATACAGTAGAcaatttggaaaattttaaaattatattaaaggAAAGAAACCAACACTTGCACTCAATGACAAATGAGAATAAGAACAGAAATCTAAAACATCGAGAAGCACCCCCTTCGATTAATAAAATTTGGGCGTTAGGCCAATATAAAGGTCTTGTAACCATCCGATTTTCCTTTCCTGACAAAGATACTTTCTCATAGAActtaatatatgctactcatcttgaacaaaaagaaagaaaagaaaagaaaaacattgtTAAATGTCTCAGTCTAGTCATACGAAacttcattttttcattttatgcCATTCATTGTCAGGATGTTGAGACATTCATTCCGAGACTATATATATTTGAAGGGAGGACTACTAGAAGGACAGGAATATAAGAAAGTTTTTATTGAAAGGAAAAGACGATTTATTAAGCACCAAGGTAGTGCATAAAGAAGAGTTTACAACCAGGAAGACAAGAAAATTGGAAGTTGCAATTCACTCTCTAATAATGATATTAAAGAGCAGAGGACAATGTTAGATAAGGATCTCTCTTAGGACCAGCTCAAGGAAGAATGCCACAGCAGAAGGAAATACagcttttttgaatggaaaacaaaaatacAGCCTTTGTGGAGTTTTTGTCATTTTACAACTAAAAGGCATCTAAACATTTTTCTCACTTAAATATAGCATTGAATTCTTTTATCCATCTTCTCTCCAGTGTAACCAAACAGaaccaaagaaaagaaattgtaatTCTTTTTCCATCACACCCTACTCAAATTATGGGGAAATGGATACTTGTATCCCTAGCGTTGCTTCACCATTGGCATTTATTCATCCCACTCCTTTCTCCATTCCTCCTTCCAAACATAACCGAAAGGGTCACAACTTGACATTGATTATACTCCTACGTGAGATGAACCAATAAACCAACAAATGACTTGTCCAACCAAACATTGTGCTATCAGGGTGCAAAACAGAAGTTAGTTTTAAGGAGTACTAGCAAACTGAACCAATAAAACTAATGGAAGTATCAAAATATCTCTCGCAACCggaaaaaactaaataaaacaataaaaaagaaaaccacaaaATGCAAGAGATCTCAAGTGAAAAGCAGTACAGTTTTTTCTTATCATCAAGTCTAATGACAACAAAGATATAGAGGGGGGGAACAAGGAAAAAAACTTATGCATGTTGAAGAGAAGTATTTAATCTGCCGAAGAAATATGTACCATGCTTGTGGTCATGTTCAtcatgatgatggtgatggtcGTGCTCGTGATCATGGCCATGACTAGCATGGTCCTCCTTTACACTATCTGCATCCACAGCACTCTCAATCCTGGCAACAAACCAGTAAATGTTATCCAAGAAATACAAAGCTGCCAAAAAATTCAATACAAGGAATTGATTAACCACTAACTCCATTTCAACAGGGACTTACACCAGAGTTTCTAAAAACTCATATCATCTGTTAAACAGAACGAGCAAACATGGTTTGGCAGAATTTACAGAGAGAACATAAGAAAGCTTAATACTAAACTACAGAGTTTCCTGTTAAGACATCAGCGAAAAGCCACCATCAAAACCAGATTCTGACCATGCAAGCAAAAATTTTCAACTATAGGATTACTTAGAAAGCATAAGATGGTGGGGGGCTACATGTTTTCAGATCCTAATAGAGCCACAATATGTCTTCATTGATAATCCTGCCTAATTATTGCCCTTTTGCATGCAGATGAGCATTCTATAAGTAACAGTCTTCCTTCATGTACATGTCCTTATGTTTGCATGCCATGTGCATTGGTGCTCAGCGAACAGCCAGAATAGATTTATTATTAGCTTATCAACAGTTACAAATTATTCCCATGCTGCTAGAGCTCATGTACCTTCATCAACAACCACTTTAAAAAACACAACCTTCTCTCTAAAGAATGGAACATTCAACTCTTATAGAAAGAAAGAGTGTGACAGAGAAAGAGAACCTCTCTAAATCAAAGCCTCCAATGCCAAGAACATAATCCAAGTCAACTTTTCCGAAAGCTGTTGGCTTCATGTGAGCCATGCGGTTGATGTTCTGCAATAAGACAGGCATACGAGATTTGGTAAAATTGcaagataaaaataaatgcATGTTAAGAGAGAGAAGCATGATACCAACCCTAATCCGCTGGACCAAAGAAGTAAGTTCTGGCTCGCCTACAAGATCAGTCTGGTAATAACATTGAACAGTCAACAAAATTTTTTCCATTCACTAATAACATTAAACtgtcaacaaaatataaaatctaAAGTACAAGTCTGATTAAAGATCCTAAAAGATTTTAGCATAAAGAAACAACAGTATAAAAATCACAGCAGGAAGCTTTTTTGCTAGAAAGAATTGGAAACCATTATTCTTCTTTTTGGACATTCAGTTCACTTCCCAAAAGGGAGCAAAAAGGGAATATGGCAGTAGCTGCACCAGCCCATCCAGCCCAGAAGCAAAGCAATTACTCGGTTAAAATCCGAAATACTGGCATAATACAGTCAAGCTCATCTGAAATACCTTATTCACGATAATACGGTCAGCATAAGCAATTTGCTCAATTGCCTCATTGACTACTCCTTTTGGCTTGATCTCATCCAGGTGAAAACAGGCATGTTTAGCATCAACTAAGGTGACAACGCCATCTAACTTGACATCATTGAAAACCTTATCCTCAGCATAAAATGTCTGGATGATTGGTGCTGGATTAGCCAACCCTATGAAGATGGAGATCAAATAAATCACAATAATTAAATAGTTCAACAAAACCAACACAACCAGTTAAGTAGTCTATGTTCaagattttgaaaagaaaataagatgcATGCCCAGCTAATTAAGCAACATAAATGGAAAAGAAGAAGCATGTCCTGTCACATATAATTCCTCCTTGAtttatttctttgaaaattttgctacCTGTAGTCTCTATGACAATGTGGTCAAATCTCCCTTTCTTCTTATCAACCAATTCAGCAATCATCCTTACAAGATCACCCCTAACCGTGCAACACAGACAACCATTGTTGAGCATAATTATGTCCTCAGCCCCGGTAGTCTTTGCCGCAACTAGGGAACCGTCGATGTCTACTTCACCATACTGAAAATCCAGCATGTCATCATAAAGTGAGTCAAGAACTTCCATGTACCAACTATAATTAGCTTAAACAATTATTATACACTTGAAACTATGACCTTTATGTACAGAAACAATTAGAGGAAAATAGACCATTTTCTTAGCCATAGTCACTATCGTGGAATGCAAAATATATAAAGATAATGGAAATAAAGAACTGAACTCACAAAAAAGATGGTTTCAACTTCGTACCTCATTTTCAATCACTGCAATGCGCTTCCCATGATCAGCGGTCAAAATATGATTTAGTAATGTTGTCTGTTAATTACAAAATACAAGCCAATCAATAATTACAACTGGTTAACCCAGACTAGATATGCAACAAACCAACAGTGCCCATCAGATGCTAAAAGCCAATCCGCCTATCAACTACAATG
This genomic stretch from Tripterygium wilfordii isolate XIE 37 chromosome 22, ASM1340144v1, whole genome shotgun sequence harbors:
- the LOC119991821 gene encoding P-loop guanosine triphosphatase YjiA-like, whose protein sequence is MASLSVDIAATFLSFTSRHHRTPLSTIRTAVLPLLLRPNTLRARSLSFQSTSGFQSRIIAVDSSKRHAGCCRRFTVAATAAAPPQSESDDLATKIPPDNRIPATIITGFLGSGKTTLLNHILTADHGKRIAVIENEYGEVDIDGSLVAAKTTGAEDIIMLNNGCLCCTVRGDLVRMIAELVDKKKGRFDHIVIETTGLANPAPIIQTFYAEDKVFNDVKLDGVVTLVDAKHACFHLDEIKPKGVVNEAIEQIAYADRIIVNKTDLVGEPELTSLVQRIRNINRMAHMKPTAFGKVDLDYVLGIGGFDLERIESAVDADSVKEDHASHGHDHEHDHHHHHDEHDHKHEHHDDHHSHDHTHDPGVSSVSVVCEGSLDLEKANMWLGTLLMERSEDIYRMKGLLSVQGMDERFVFQGVHDIFQGSPDRLWGPDEPRVNKIVFIGKNLDKQEIEEGFKACLL